CGCTCGAGATACATCATCACGAACCCGCCGAGCGTCTGGTAATACCCGCGACCCTCCCCGGGCAGGGTGCCCACGTCGAGGAGATCATGGAACTCGTCGACCGGGAGCATCCCGTCGAGGAGCCACGACCCGTCCGGACGACGGACCGCCGGACCCTCGGGCGGGTGCTCGGCCGACGGGATGCCGCCGACGATCGACTCCATGATGTCGTGGATGGTAACCAGACCCTGGATACTCCCGTACTCGTCGGTGACGAGGGCGATCCGCGCCCCGGAGGTTTTGAACTCGTCGAGAACCGAGAGTGCCGGGACGCTCTCGGGCACGAAGAAGGCGGGTTCGATTGCTTTCGACAGGTCGGGAGACTCGCCCGCGATCATCCGCGCCCAGAGGCTGCGGACCGAGACGACGCCGAGCAGGTTGTCCAGGCGGTCGCGGTAGACCGGAAAATAAACATGCCCGGAATCCACCATCTTTTGCCAGTTCTCTTCGGCGGGGTCCTCGACGTCCACGGCCACGATGTCGGGCCGCGGGGTCATCAGCACGCTGACCCGCCGGTCGGCGAGGCGGAAGACGCTCTCCACCATATCCTGTTCCGCCTCCTCAAAGACACCCGCCCGGGTGGCCTGCCCGATCAGGACCCTGACGTCCTCCTCCGTAACCTCGGGTTCTGACGGCTGCCGCACCCGAAGTACCGCGAGGACCCCCTCGGTCGAGGCACTCAGCAGCCGGACGAGCGGTGCGGCGACCAGCGAGAGGAGCCGTATCGGGCGCGAGACCAACGATGCAATCCGGTCGGCGTGAGTCATAGCCACCCGCTTCGGCACCAGCTCCCCGACGACGAGCGTTAAGTAGGTGATGGCGGCGACGACGGTTACGACCGCGAGCGGGCCGCTGTAAGGCGCGATCAAGGGAAATCCGGCGAATCCTTCTGCAAGAGGCCCCGCGAGCGTCGCCCCACCGAAAGCTCCTGCCAGGATCCCGACGAGGGTTATACCAATCTGGATGGTGGAGAGGAACTGCGTCGGGTCCGCGGCAAGTTCGAGGGCGGTCGCCGCCCCGGCGTCGCCTTCCGCTGCTCTCTTCTGCAGGCGTGTCATCCTTGCAGAGACGAGCGCGAACTCCGCCATCGAAAAGAAGCCGTTTACGAGTATCAGGAGGACGATGATCGCAATATCGGTGGCAGGCGGCATTGTAATGTTCTTGCCAGCAGGAGCCTTAAACCTGCGGGACACACCCGGCAGCCCTTCGGGCAACGGGCGAGCAGCGGCCGGGTGCAGGAGTCGCCGTCGGTCCGGTACACGGCGAATAGCCGGGAGGGGGCGGGCAGGATTGGTCGTGAGAAAATTTTATCAGTGTCGGGACCGGAGTCTCACCCGGTGACGTACGATGGTCGAGGTCGGCGAACAGGCTCAGGATTTCTTGATACCGGACCAGAACGGGAATGAAATCCGGTTATCGGACTTCCCGGGGAAGCGGGTAATCCTCTCGTTTCACCCGCTGGCCTGGACCAGCATCTGTGCCAGGCAGATGGAGGCGCTCGAGGCGAACCGGGAGGCATTCGACGCCCTTGGTGCCGTCGCCCTCGGGATCAGCGTGGACTCCGTCCCCTGCAAGCGGGCGTGGGCGGTGAGACTCGGTATTAACAGGACCCGGCTTCTTGCGGACTTCTGGCCGCACGGCGAAGTAGCGCAGATGTACGATGTCTTCGATAGCCAAAAGGGCTACTCCCGGCGGGCAAACATCGTCGTAGACGAGTTCCGGCACATCATATTCGTCGGTGAATACCCGGCGACCACGGTTCCCGATATGCAGGATGTTCTTGACGTCCTCCAGGCACAGGAGAAGAGCAGGCGGGCAGAGGAGCAGGTGCCGGAGATCTGAATCAGGTCGGGCCTTACCTCATCCCGTGACCCGGAGGAAACTGCCGATGAGCGTGATCAGCAGGATTGCCGGAACGCAGTAGCGGATGAGCGCCATATAGACCCTCTGCTGCCACCTGCACCCGCCGATCTCCGCGCAGATCCGGGTGCGGCCCATAAACCATCCGCCGACGAGGCTCACGATCAGCGCTGCGACGATGAGGCCGATCGTCCCGAACACGTAATCGGCGAGGTCGAGGAACGGAGTCCCGAAGACCGCGAGTTTCAGGGAGGTGTAACTCAGGGCGGACGGGAGCCCGAGGAGTATGACTGCGGCGAAGACGAGGAGCGTGGCACGCTTCCGGGGATAGCCGTACGAGTCCATCAGCGCCGCCACCGGGACCTCGAGCATGGAGACCGCCGAGGTGAGCGCTGCGGTAAAGAGCATCAGGAAGAAGAGCGCTCCGAGCAGCATGCCGTACCGGATCTCCATAAAGGCGGAGGGCAGGGTGATGAATGCAAGGTTCACCCCGGCTGCGGGGTCGAGACCCGCGGTGAAGACCAGCGGGAAGATTACGAGCCCTGCAAGGATTGCAATCACCATATCGGCGACGGCGATGATCGATGCATCCCGGAAGAGGTTTCCACTCTTGAGGTAACTCCCGAAGGTGAGCAGAATTCCCATGCCCACGGAGAGCGAGAAGAAAGCCTGCCCGAACGCCGCGATCCAGACGGCCGGGTCGGTCAGCCTCGAGTAATCCGGGGAGAGGTAGAACCCGACTCCCTCGAGCGCCCCGGGCTCTGTGAGCGAGAAGATTACGAGGAAGAGGAGGATCACGACGAGGACCGGGACGAGGTACCGGGAGACCTTCTCGATCCCCTCCCTGACGCCGGATCGCACCGTCATGAAGACGGTGATCCCCGAGAGGAGGAAGAAGACGAGCGGGAGGTAGGAGCCGGTGAACGCTCCGAAGTCCATGGGCCGGTTGAAGGCAAAGAAGACTGCATACGCGAGCACCCAGCTCGTGATCACGAGGTAGTAGCCGAGGATCAGGCTGACGATGGCGACGATGACGAGGCCTCCCGCGGCGAACCGTTGCCGTATGGACCGGAAGGCGGAGACGACCGACGTCCCCATGGAGCGTCCGATGGCGAGTTCCAGCACCATCAGGGGGAGGGCGAAGAGGAGGACGGAGATCAGGTACGGGACCAGGAACGCGCCGCCCCCGTTGGCGCCCACGACGTAGGGGAACCGCCATATGTTCCCGATCCCTATAGCCGAGCCGATGCTTGCAAGAATGAAGCCCAGCGTCGACGACCACTCTTCTCTTCCCATACCACTCACCCTGCGGGGCCTGTCTCCTCAGGGTAGGGAGGCGCTCTTTCTTTATATGTGTACCCGGCTAGATCGTCGAGCGGCCCCGGAGTCCGGCGACGGGTTTTGCCGTATCCGCCGACCAGTGCACTTTTGTACCGGGTGTCTCCATACGACTGCGATTGGAAGCGGCATGAGCATCACGTTCCGGATCTGCTCCTGCAGGGGGACGGGGGGTTGAACGGCCGATACCCGTTCCTCGTCTCGATCCCCCATGGCGGCACCTCCGTTCCGCCCGAGGTCCGCGGTCTCGTCAACCTCACGCACAAGGAGATCGTCTTCAACAGCGATCCCCATACCCGCCTCCTCTACGGGTTCGACGACGCGGTGGAAGCGCTGGTCGATTTCGACGTCTCAAGGGTCTTCGTCGACACCAACCGGGCACCCTATGATTACCCGCCACGATCCCAGGACGGAGTGGTCAAGGTCATCACGCAGGACGGGACGCCGGTGTTCCGGAAGGGCCGGACGCCCGGCAGGGAACTGATAGGGGCCCTTCTGCAGAACTATTACCACCCGTTCCACGGGCGGCTGACCGGAGCCCTCGACACCCTCCCTATCGAGATCGCCTTCGACTGCCACAGCATGCTGCCCAGGTCCCCGCCGGTCAGGATGGACGCCGGACGGCCTCGCCCGCTCTTCTGCCTGAGCAACCGGGGAGACCGGAACGGGAAGCCCAAAACGGCAGGCGGTCTCGTGACCTGTCCCCCGGAGTGGCTCCGGGCGCTCGCCCGGTCGTTCCAGGCGGAGTTCGAGGGTGAGGGGCGGGTTGCGATGAACGATCCCTTCCGGGGCGGGTTCATCTCGGTGGCGCACTACCGGCGTAGAAGGATCCCCTGGGTCCAGGTCGAGATCAACCGCGGCTTCTACGAGACCCCGGATCGCGAGGTCGACGAAGCACGGCTCGCCGGACTCCGGGGGAGGATCTTCTCCGCCGTCGCCGGGTTCTGGGACGAGGTCTCGGGCTGAGGACTCTGCTCAATCGGACCGCATTCCGCCGGATTTTCGGAGCCGAAGAGACTATGCCGACTGAGCGCCCACTTATATAGTGATGGATCGCCTGAACCTGATCCTGCAGCGTTACTTCGGACATTCGGCGTTTAACCCCTACCAGCGGGAGATCATCGAGGACCTCCTTGCCGGGCGCGACGTCCTCGCGGTGCTTGCGACCGGAGGCGGCAAGTCGCTCTGCTACCAGGTCCCCGGGCTCATGGGCGACGGCGTCACGCTGGTAATATCGCCCCTCATCGCCCTGATGAAGGATCAGGTCGACGACCTGCAGGCCCGGGGGATCGGGGCGGAAGCGCTGAACTCCTCGGGCTCCTACGCAACGACACGCCGGATCCTCTCGGAACTCGAAGAGGGGCTGGTCCAGATCCTCTACGTCTCGCCGGAGAAGGCGGTCGACGACGACTTCCTCGACCTTATGGCGTCCCTTCCGGTCACGCTGATCGCGGTCGACGAGGCGCACTGCATATCTATGTGGGGACACCAGTTCCGCCCGGAGTACCGGTCGCTGCGGCTTCTCAAGGAGCGGTTTCCCGGGGTGCCGATGGTTGCCCTGACGGCGACCGCGACGCCGGATGTCCGCGATGACATAGCACGGCAGCTCGATCTCGCGGACCCGTCGGTCTACGTCGGGAGTTTCAACCGGGATAACCTCCGCTACACCGTCGTCCCGAAGGAAGAGGGCGCATACGAACGACTCCGTGCCTACCTGCGGGGCCACAGGAAGGATTCCGGGATCGTCTATGTGGGAACGAGAGAGGGGGCCGAGACGCTTGCGGCACGGCTGCGGGCCGGCGGAGTTTCGGCGCTCCCCTATCATGCCGGGATGACGGCGGCCGCCCGGGCAGAGACACAGGACCGGTTCATAAGCGGGAAGGTTCCGGTCGTCTGTGCGACGAGCGCGTTCGGCATGGGGATCGATAAGCCGGATGTGCGGTTCGTCGTCCACTACGATATGCCAAAGACCCTCGAGGCCTACTACCAGGAGAGCGGCCGGGCGGGGAGGGACGGCGGCGAGAGCGACTGCATCCTCTTCTATAACGACGACACTGCAAGACGCCTCCGGTCCTTCATCGACCGCGACCTCCCGTCCGAGTTCCAGCGCGAAGTCGCACGCTCGAAACTGCAGAGCATGGCGGACTACTGCACCACGACGGAGTGCCGGAGGGAGCGGCTCCTCGAGTACTTCGGGGAGTGTTTCAAGGCTCCCTGCGGCGGATGCGATGCCTGCGCCCCGTCCGGCATCCCGGCCGCCGGCCGGGAGGAGAGCCGGACCGGGACGGCCCGTCCCCGGTCCGGGCGCCGGAAGCGCGGCGCCGCACGCTCAGCATCCGGCTGAGCGGGTGGGTACCGGTGTCCCCCTTCCCGGGGAAACACCTATTACGGAGACGGGAAAAGACTTGCCCGGGAGTTGTCATGGCAAAGAAATTAACCCGTTCGACGTCCGACCGGTGGGTTGCCGGGATATGCGGCGGCATCGGAGAGTACCTCGAGATCGACCCGAACGTCATCCGGGCCATCTGGGTCATCGTTACCGTGCTCACGGGGTTCCTGCCCGGGATCATCATCTATATCCTGCTCTGGCTCATCCTGCCGGAGCAGGGGCAGGCGCGCCCGGTTGGAACGTTTGGCGAAGCGTAATGGAGGTTGGGGTGCGGTCGGGAGACTGCATCCGGTTCTTTTCGCGGATGGTGACCGGCTGTGCGGGCTCCTCTTGCGCAGGATTACTTAGTTCTCCATTGATTGCTCGCCCGTACGCGGCTTTCCATTGGACATCGCCACGCACTGCCCCCGCCCCTCTGGGGCGGGGAACGACTGCCGGGAGCGTAGCGGACGGCGGGAATTTGAGCACCGTCAGGTGCGGAGGAGGAGGCCGGAGGCCGGGCGAGGTGGGGCTTGACGAAAAGTGCAGCTCTTTGCGAACCAGAGACAGGAGAGGGGGGCATGCCCCCCTCCCCGTCAGCCCCTCCCCCAATGGCGATACTCCCACGGTCCACTGTACCGAGCTTTTTCATCGTTTTGACCGTTCAATCTGCCAGAGGAAATTGCGGAGGGCGTCACTTACCTCGTCGCAGCCCCTCCGGGGCCCATACTACTGCAACCTGGATCGCCGGATCTCTCACCGCCGGCCCCCGACCGTCCCCCCTTCCTGCAGCTTCTTTATCATATCCCTGAGCGCAATCGCCCGCTCGAACTCCAGGCGTTCCGCCGCCTCCCGCATATCGGCCTCGAGCTCGATGATCAGGTTCGGGACTTCGGACTTCGGGACGTGTTTGATATCAGTGATATCGACCTCTCTCTCCCGGATCGGCTTTTTGATCGTCTGCGGCGTGATGCCGTGCCGGGCGTTGTAGTCGAGCTGCATCGTGCGCCGCCGCCCGGTCTCGGCCATCGCCTTCTTGATCGAGTCGGTCATGGTGTCCGCGTAGAGCACCACCTTCGCGTTCACGTTCCGGGCGGCCCGCCCGATGGTCTGGACCAGGCTTCTCGCGTCGCGGAGGAACCCCTCCTTGTCGGCATCCAGGATCCCGACGAACCCGACCTCCGGGATGTCGAGCCCCTCCCGCAGGAGGTTGATCCCCACGAGCACGTCGTACTTCCCGAGACGGAGCTGCCGGATGATCTCGGTCCGCTCGATGGTATTGATCTCGGAGTGGAGGTAACAGGTCTTGATCCCCTGGTCGGCCAGGTACTCCGAGAGTTCCTCGGCGAGCCGTTTTGTAAGGGTCGTCAGCAGTATGCGGTCGCCGCGGTCGATGGTGGCGCGGATCTCGGCGATCACATCCGGGATCTGCCCCTCGATCGGCCGGACCTCGACCGCCGGGTCCACGAGCCCCGTCGGCCGGATGATCTGCTCCGCGACGCTCGAGCGCTTCAGTTCGTAGTCACCCGGGGTCGCCGAGACGAAGATGACGTTTCGCATGTAGCCCGAGAACTCGTCGAACTTCAGCGGCCGGTTGTCGAACGCCGACGGGAGCCGGAACCCATAGTCCACGAGGGACTTCTTCCGCGAGTAGTCGCCGTTGTACATGCCGCGGACCTGGGGAAGGGTCTGGTGGCTCTCGTCGATCACCATCAGGAAATCCTCCGGGAAGTAGTCCAGCAGGCAGTAGGGCTGCTCCCCGGGTTTCCGCCCGTCGAAGTGGCGGGAGTAGTTCTCGATCCCCTTGCAGGTCCCGGTTTCGCGGATCATATCGAGGTCGTAGAGCGTCCTCTGGCGCAGGCGGTGCGCTTCGAGCATACCGAGGTTCGGGAGCCACTCCTCGAGTTCCTGCTCGATGGAGACGATCGCCCGCTCCTTCTCCTCCTCCGGGGCGACGAAGTGCCGGGCCGGGTAGACGAAGAAGTAGTCCATCGCTTCAAGCCGCTCCCCCGAGGTCTTGTCGATCTCGCTGATCCGGTCTACCTCGTCCCCGAAGAGTTCGATACGGATGATGTTGTTGAAGTAGCCGGGGACGAGGTCGATGGTGTCGCCCTTCACCCGGAACCGGCCGGGTGCGAGTTCCATATCGTTTCGCTCGAACTGGATATCGACGAGTCTCCGAATAATATCGTCCCGTCGCATCCGGTCCCGGACCTTCACCTCGAACCCCATCCCCCGGAAATTCGCGGGGTTCCCGAGGCCGTAGATGCAGGAGACCGAGGCGACGACGACGGTGTCGGGGCGCGAAAGGATCGATGCGGTGGCCGCAAGCCGCATCTGCTCGATCTTGGGATTGATCTGGGCGTCCTTCTCGATGTAGAGGTCGCGTTTCGGGATGTAGGACTCGGGCTGGTAGTAGTCGTAGTAGGAGACGAAGTACTCCACCCGGTTCTCGGGGAAGAACGATTTGAACTCGTTGTAGAGCTGGGCGGCAAGCGTCTTGTTGTGGGCGATGACGAGGGTGGGCTTCCGGACCTCCTCGACGACGTTTGCTATCGTGAACGTCTTGCCCGAGCCCGTGACCCCGAGGAGGGTCTGGAAACGCTCGCCGCGGCTGAGTCCGCCGGTGAGTTTTCGGATGGCGTCGGGCTGCGAGCCCGTAGGCACAAAATCCGCCTTAAGTTGGAACTCCGTCATGGTGTCACCGTCTTCTTCCTGAGCGTTCTGTGATACGTGATCGCGAACCGGTGCGCTTCGTCGCGGATCTCCTGGAGGAAGAGCGACGCCTTCTCGTGCCTCTCAAGCGGCAGGGGGTGGGAGAAGCCCGGCACGAAGACCTCCTCCTCGCGCTTGGCGATGGATGCGATCGGGACCGTGATCCCGAGTTCTCTGAGCACCGCCACGGCCGCGGCGAGCTGCCCTTTCCCGCCGTCGATGAGGATCAGGTCGGGGAGTTCGCCGCCCTCCTTTTTCAGCCGCGAGTAGCGGCGCCTGACCACCTCGGCGATGGCCGCGAAGTCGTCGACGCCCTCGACCGTCCGTATCCGGAACCGGCGGTAGTTCCGCCTGTCGGGTTTTCCCCAGAGGAACCGGACCATCGATCCCACCATCGCCGTCCCGGAGAGGTGGGAGATATCGAAGCACTCGATCGTGACCGGGAGGTCCGGGAGGTGCAGGCGGCGTTTCAGCTCGTCGAGCTTGATCCGGTCGCCGAAGAACGCGATCTCCACGTTCTTCCTGACAAGGTCGAGCAGGTTCTTCTTCTCCCCCCGCTGCGGCACGACCGTACGGACCCTGCCGCCCCGGAGATGGGAGAGGTAGCCGGGAAGCGCGTCGTCCACGGGTGCGGGCAGGATCACCTCTTCCGGGGGTTCGTTCTCTGCATAGTAGCGGGCGAGGAACTCCTCGAGGAACCCCTCCGTCTCGTCGAATGTGTACTCGCGCTTCCCGGCAAGCGTTCCCCGGTCGACGTTGAAGAGCATCAGAAAGACGGTTCCCTCGCTCACGATATAGTTGACGATATCCTCGTTGTAGGTCTTCTGCCGGTCCACGTGCTGGCGCTCGCGCAGCCCCTCGAGGGCCGCGACCTGGTCGCGGAGTTCCATCGCTCTCTCGTACTCCTGCCGCTCTGCAGAGGCCGCCATCTCCTCACGGAGCGTCCGGATGAGACCGGCGATATCCCCTTTCAGGACCGCCTCGGCCCTCCTGACCCGTTCCCGGTATTCGTCCTCGATTATCCTCCCGGTGCAGGGGGCGCTGCACGAGCCGATGTGCGCACGGAGGCACGGACGCCGGGGGAGGCGCCTGCAGGACCGGAGGCCGAAGAGGGATTTTAAAAGACGGAGGAGGTCTTCGCGCTCCCGGCCGGAGACGAACGGCCCGTAATACCGGCCGTTCCCGTCGGGTTGGCGGGCAGTGTGGATCCGGGGGTAGGGCTCGTCGGTGACGTGGATGTAGGCGTACCTCTTCGAGTCCTTTAAGTCGATGTTGTACTTCGGCTGGTGCTTCTTGATCAGGGTGTTCTCGAGGATGAACGCCTCGACCTCGGTGTCGGTGACGATGAAGTCGAGCCCGGCGATCGCGGCGACGAGGTTTTCGGTCTTCCGGTCGAGGTCGTGCCGGGAGAAGTAACTCGATACGCGTCGTTTGAGGTTCTTTGCCTTTCCTACGTAGATGATGGTGCCCGTATCATCGGAGAAGAGGTAGCACCCGGGTTCGGTCGGCAGGTTGGCGGGGTCGATCATGGCTTGTTAAGGATCTCCTTCAAGAACGCTCCGGTATAACTCTCCTTCACCGCCGCCACCTCTTCGGGGGTTCCCGCCGCGATGATCTCACCGCCGGCGTCCCCACCTTCGGGGCCGAGGTCGATGACGTAGTCGGCCGACTTGATCACGTCCAGGTTATGTTCGATCACCGCCATCGTGTTCCCCCGGGCCACCAGGTCGTCGAGGACCGCGATCAGGTTCTTCACGTCGTGGAAGTGGAGCCCGGTCGTCGGTTCGTCGAGGAGGTAAATCGTCTTTCCCGTTGCCCGCTTCGAGAGTTCGCGGGTCAGTTTTATCCGCTGTGCCTCGCCGCCCGAGAGGGTGGTGGAGCTCTGCCCGAGCTTGATGTAACCGAGGCCCACGCGGCAGAGGGTGTCGAGCCTGCTCCTGATCGAGGGGACGTTCTCGAAGAGGCCCATCGCCTCCTCGACGCTCATGTCGAGGACGTCGGCGATGGATTTGCCCCGGTACTTCACCTCGAGGGTCTCGCGGTTGTAGCGTGCCCCCTTGCACTCCTCGCACTCGACGTAGACATCGGGGAGGAAGTTCATCTCGATCTTGATGAGCCCTTCGCCCTGGCAGGCCTCGCACCGACCGCCTTTGACGTTGAACGAGAACCGGCCGGGCTTGTAGCCCCGGACCTTCGCCTCCTTCGTTTCGGCAAAGACCTTCCGGATCTCGTCGAATACCTTGGTGTAGGTCGCCGGGTTCGAGCGCGGCGTCCGCCCGATGGGGCTCTGGTCGATGACGATCACCTTGTCAAGCTCGTCGTCGAAGACGAGGCTGTCGTATTTCCCCGGGCACTCCCGTGAGTCGTGGAGTTTCTGCATCAGCGCCCGGTAGAGCGTCTCGTAGATGAGCGTTGACTTCCCCGACCCCGAGACCCCGGTGACGACCGTCAGGACGCCGAGGGGGATATTCACGTCGATGCCCTTGAGGTTGTTCTCCCGGCAACCGGAGAGCCGGATGAACCGGTCGCTCATCCGACGGGATGCAGGCACGTCGATCCTGAGGTCGCCCGAGAGGTAACGGCCCGTGAGCGAGGCAGGGGTCGCCGCGATGACGTCGGGCGGCCCTTCCGCGACGATCTCGCCGCCGTGGAGCCCCGCCCCCGGTCCCATGTCAACGACCCAGTCGGCGCTCCGGATGGTCTCTTCGTCGTGCTCCACCACGACGAGGGTGTTCCCGAGGTCGCGGAGGTGCTGCAGGGTCTCGAGGAGTTTTCTGTTGTCCCGCTGGTGCAGCCCGATGGAGGGCTCGTCGAGCACGTAGAGCACCCCGGTGAGGTTCGATCCGATCTGCGTCGCGAGGCGTATCCGCTGGGCTTCCCCGCCCGAGAGGCTCCCGGCGCTCCGCGAGAGGGTCAGGTAGCCGACCCCGACCTGCTCTAAGAACGCGAGCCGGGCGACGATCTCCTTTAAGACCTGCTTTGCGATCTCGAGTTCTGTCTCGGTGAGTTCCAGCGTCCGGAAGAAGGCGAGCGCCCCGGTGACCGAGAGGTCGGTGACCTCGACGATGGACTTTTTGGCCACCTTCACGGCGAGCACCTTCTCTTTGAGCCGCTTGCCCCCGCACTTCGGGCAGGGCAGGATCCGCATGAACCGCTCGAGGTCGCGGCGGCGGTACTCCGACTGGGTCTGGTGGTAGAGCCGCTCGGCCTGCGGGGCGAGCCCCTCCCACTGTCCGGAGTGCGACCAGGAGGCGTCGCCGTTCTTTGCGTTCATGGAGAACCGGAGCCGGTCGGTCGAGCCATACATGAGGGCCTTATACTGCCGCTCGGTGAGGTCCTTGATCGGTGTCAGGACTGAGAACCCGAAGTGTTCGGCGACCCCCGCCAGGTAGTGCGCCCGGTAGCCGTCGAGGTAGGTCCGGTAGAGCATGACGGCGCCGTCGGCGATGCACTTCTCTTTGTCCGGGACGATCAGGTCGGGGTCGAACTCCATCCTGATCCCGAGGCCGTTGCACTCCTCGCAGGCGCCGAATGGACTGTT
This portion of the Methanoculleus oceani genome encodes:
- a CDS encoding N-formylglutamate amidohydrolase; translated protein: MNGRYPFLVSIPHGGTSVPPEVRGLVNLTHKEIVFNSDPHTRLLYGFDDAVEALVDFDVSRVFVDTNRAPYDYPPRSQDGVVKVITQDGTPVFRKGRTPGRELIGALLQNYYHPFHGRLTGALDTLPIEIAFDCHSMLPRSPPVRMDAGRPRPLFCLSNRGDRNGKPKTAGGLVTCPPEWLRALARSFQAEFEGEGRVAMNDPFRGGFISVAHYRRRRIPWVQVEINRGFYETPDREVDEARLAGLRGRIFSAVAGFWDEVSG
- a CDS encoding redoxin domain-containing protein, with product MVEVGEQAQDFLIPDQNGNEIRLSDFPGKRVILSFHPLAWTSICARQMEALEANREAFDALGAVALGISVDSVPCKRAWAVRLGINRTRLLADFWPHGEVAQMYDVFDSQKGYSRRANIVVDEFRHIIFVGEYPATTVPDMQDVLDVLQAQEKSRRAEEQVPEI
- a CDS encoding sodium-dependent transporter; this translates as MGREEWSSTLGFILASIGSAIGIGNIWRFPYVVGANGGGAFLVPYLISVLLFALPLMVLELAIGRSMGTSVVSAFRSIRQRFAAGGLVIVAIVSLILGYYLVITSWVLAYAVFFAFNRPMDFGAFTGSYLPLVFFLLSGITVFMTVRSGVREGIEKVSRYLVPVLVVILLFLVIFSLTEPGALEGVGFYLSPDYSRLTDPAVWIAAFGQAFFSLSVGMGILLTFGSYLKSGNLFRDASIIAVADMVIAILAGLVIFPLVFTAGLDPAAGVNLAFITLPSAFMEIRYGMLLGALFFLMLFTAALTSAVSMLEVPVAALMDSYGYPRKRATLLVFAAVILLGLPSALSYTSLKLAVFGTPFLDLADYVFGTIGLIVAALIVSLVGGWFMGRTRICAEIGGCRWQQRVYMALIRYCVPAILLITLIGSFLRVTG
- a CDS encoding hemolysin family protein; translated protein: MPPATDIAIIVLLILVNGFFSMAEFALVSARMTRLQKRAAEGDAGAATALELAADPTQFLSTIQIGITLVGILAGAFGGATLAGPLAEGFAGFPLIAPYSGPLAVVTVVAAITYLTLVVGELVPKRVAMTHADRIASLVSRPIRLLSLVAAPLVRLLSASTEGVLAVLRVRQPSEPEVTEEDVRVLIGQATRAGVFEEAEQDMVESVFRLADRRVSVLMTPRPDIVAVDVEDPAEENWQKMVDSGHVYFPVYRDRLDNLLGVVSVRSLWARMIAGESPDLSKAIEPAFFVPESVPALSVLDEFKTSGARIALVTDEYGSIQGLVTIHDIMESIVGGIPSAEHPPEGPAVRRPDGSWLLDGMLPVDEFHDLLDVGTLPGEGRGYYQTLGGFVMMYLERAPNTGDRFVWNDLRFEVLDMDGHRVDKVLVAPVAAGEEKKE
- the uvrC gene encoding excinuclease ABC subunit UvrC is translated as MIDPANLPTEPGCYLFSDDTGTIIYVGKAKNLKRRVSSYFSRHDLDRKTENLVAAIAGLDFIVTDTEVEAFILENTLIKKHQPKYNIDLKDSKRYAYIHVTDEPYPRIHTARQPDGNGRYYGPFVSGREREDLLRLLKSLFGLRSCRRLPRRPCLRAHIGSCSAPCTGRIIEDEYRERVRRAEAVLKGDIAGLIRTLREEMAASAERQEYERAMELRDQVAALEGLRERQHVDRQKTYNEDIVNYIVSEGTVFLMLFNVDRGTLAGKREYTFDETEGFLEEFLARYYAENEPPEEVILPAPVDDALPGYLSHLRGGRVRTVVPQRGEKKNLLDLVRKNVEIAFFGDRIKLDELKRRLHLPDLPVTIECFDISHLSGTAMVGSMVRFLWGKPDRRNYRRFRIRTVEGVDDFAAIAEVVRRRYSRLKKEGGELPDLILIDGGKGQLAAAVAVLRELGITVPIASIAKREEEVFVPGFSHPLPLERHEKASLFLQEIRDEAHRFAITYHRTLRKKTVTP
- a CDS encoding PspC domain-containing protein, which translates into the protein MAKKLTRSTSDRWVAGICGGIGEYLEIDPNVIRAIWVIVTVLTGFLPGIIIYILLWLILPEQGQARPVGTFGEA
- the uvrB gene encoding excinuclease ABC subunit UvrB — encoded protein: MTEFQLKADFVPTGSQPDAIRKLTGGLSRGERFQTLLGVTGSGKTFTIANVVEEVRKPTLVIAHNKTLAAQLYNEFKSFFPENRVEYFVSYYDYYQPESYIPKRDLYIEKDAQINPKIEQMRLAATASILSRPDTVVVASVSCIYGLGNPANFRGMGFEVKVRDRMRRDDIIRRLVDIQFERNDMELAPGRFRVKGDTIDLVPGYFNNIIRIELFGDEVDRISEIDKTSGERLEAMDYFFVYPARHFVAPEEEKERAIVSIEQELEEWLPNLGMLEAHRLRQRTLYDLDMIRETGTCKGIENYSRHFDGRKPGEQPYCLLDYFPEDFLMVIDESHQTLPQVRGMYNGDYSRKKSLVDYGFRLPSAFDNRPLKFDEFSGYMRNVIFVSATPGDYELKRSSVAEQIIRPTGLVDPAVEVRPIEGQIPDVIAEIRATIDRGDRILLTTLTKRLAEELSEYLADQGIKTCYLHSEINTIERTEIIRQLRLGKYDVLVGINLLREGLDIPEVGFVGILDADKEGFLRDARSLVQTIGRAARNVNAKVVLYADTMTDSIKKAMAETGRRRTMQLDYNARHGITPQTIKKPIREREVDITDIKHVPKSEVPNLIIELEADMREAAERLEFERAIALRDMIKKLQEGGTVGGRR
- a CDS encoding RecQ family ATP-dependent DNA helicase → MDRLNLILQRYFGHSAFNPYQREIIEDLLAGRDVLAVLATGGGKSLCYQVPGLMGDGVTLVISPLIALMKDQVDDLQARGIGAEALNSSGSYATTRRILSELEEGLVQILYVSPEKAVDDDFLDLMASLPVTLIAVDEAHCISMWGHQFRPEYRSLRLLKERFPGVPMVALTATATPDVRDDIARQLDLADPSVYVGSFNRDNLRYTVVPKEEGAYERLRAYLRGHRKDSGIVYVGTREGAETLAARLRAGGVSALPYHAGMTAAARAETQDRFISGKVPVVCATSAFGMGIDKPDVRFVVHYDMPKTLEAYYQESGRAGRDGGESDCILFYNDDTARRLRSFIDRDLPSEFQREVARSKLQSMADYCTTTECRRERLLEYFGECFKAPCGGCDACAPSGIPAAGREESRTGTARPRSGRRKRGAARSASG